A window of bacterium genomic DNA:
GAAAATTTCTTATTTGTCCGGGAATCGGGAAAAATCTTGACCTCTTTTAATCGAGCTATCTCATTTTCGATGGCTCTCTTCTTGGCCTCTACCTCCCGGTATCTCCCTTCTCCAATCAGCCCGATGGTGTATGCCTTCTCAGTTAGTCTCAAATCGACATTATCTTCTCTCAAAATTAGTCGGTACTCAGCCCGGGAAGTGAACATACGATAGGGTTCCTTAGTGCCCTTGGTCACTAAATCATCAATCAAGACACCAATATAAGCTTGCGAACGGTCGAGAATAAACGGTGGCTTATTCTCTATTTTCAGAACAGCATTAATTCCACCGATTAATCCCTGGGCTGCTGCTTCTTCATAACCTGTGGTTCCATTAATTTGGCCACAGAAGTAAAGATTCTCGATTAATTTAGTCTCCAGTGTTGGTCGAAGCTCGGTGGGTTCGACGTAATCGTGTTCAATACCATAACCGGGTCGCATTATCTCTACCCTTTCCAGGCCCTCGATACTACGCAACATCCTGAACTGGATATCTATGGGCAAACTGGTGGCTAAGCCATTAGGATAAACTTCGGATGTATCAACACCTTCTGGTTCCAAAAAAATCTGATGGCGTTCTCTTTCCGGGAATTTCATTACCTTATCTTCAATGGAGGGACAGTAGCGTACCCCTGTCCCCTTGATAACACCAGTATACAGAGGGGAACGGTCTAAACCTTCTCTGATTATCTGGTGCGTTTTACTGTTGGTATAGGTAATATAGCAGGGGAGTTGAGACTGAGTTACCTTTTTAGTAGTAAAAGAGAAAGGAAAGGGAAGTTCATCGCCTTGTTGTGGTTTGAGTTTAGAAAAATCGATAGTTTTTCCATCCAGGCGAGGACAGGTTCCTGTTTTGAATCTGC
This region includes:
- the mnmG gene encoding tRNA uridine-5-carboxymethylaminomethyl(34) synthesis enzyme MnmG is translated as MSKIKLQGKKYQVIVVGGGHAGCEAALAASGLGCRTLLLTMNLDTIAFMSCNPAVGGLAKGQLVKEIDALGGEMGKNTDATAIQFRRLNMTKGAAVRSSRAQVDRQAYRLKMKKVLERQENLELKQALVEEILVEKKRVVGIKTGIGEKFYAQAVIITPGTFLNGLIHIGLTNFPAGRMGDFPAVKLSENLKELGFRIGRFKTGTCPRLDGKTIDFSKLKPQQGDELPFPFSFTTKKVTQSQLPCYITYTNSKTHQIIREGLDRSPLYTGVIKGTGVRYCPSIEDKVMKFPERERHQIFLEPEGVDTSEVYPNGLATSLPIDIQFRMLRSIEGLERVEIMRPGYGIEHDYVEPTELRPTLETKLIENLYFCGQINGTTGYEEAAAQGLIGGINAVLKIENKPPFILDRSQAYIGVLIDDLVTKGTKEPYRMFTSRAEYRLILREDNVDLRLTEKAYTIGLIGEGRYREVEAKKRAIENEIARLKEVKIFPDSRTNKKFS